In the Mauremys mutica isolate MM-2020 ecotype Southern chromosome 13, ASM2049712v1, whole genome shotgun sequence genome, one interval contains:
- the LOC123348400 gene encoding olfactory receptor 2G3-like → MADKNQTTEFVFVTISNQPRLQGFLFVVISIMYITSLMGNILIGIIVRLSPALHSPMYYFISNLSLVDLCYTSVTIPKMLVNLLSEDRTISFTGCAAQLYFLIALGPTECFLLAAMAYDRFRAICHPLRYVVVMNNRRCVQLVTGSWVSGLLLSLVQTSLIVTLPFCGDNRLNHFFCDVTPLLSLACGDTSMNEIAVSAAGVLILLIPSMLILVSYSKIVSTVLKITSAQQRHKAFSTCSSHLIVITLFYGSASAMYLRPKSSYAPERDKFLALFYSVVTPTLNPIIYSLRSKDIHKALRRMILQNSITLNCKA, encoded by the coding sequence ATGGCAGATAAAAACCAAACCACTGAGTTTGTCTTTGTGACAATTTCCAaccaacccaggctgcagggtTTCCTCTTTGTGGTGATTTCAATCATGTACATCACATCTCTGATGGGGAATATCCTCATAGGCATAATAGTTAGGCTCAGTCCTGCCCTTCACAGCCCCATGTACTACTTCATCTCCAATCTGTCTTTGGTTGATCTCTGTTACACCTCGGTCACCATCCCCAAGATGTTGGTGAACCTGCTTTCAGAGGACAGAACCATCTCATTCACTGGCTGTGCTGCCCAGCTGTATTTTCTTATTGCCCTGGGGCCAACTGAATGCTTCCTCCTTGCAGCCATGGCTTATGACCGCTTcagagccatctgccatcccTTGCGCTATGTTGTTGTAATGAACAATCGACGGTGTGTCCAGCTGGTGACTGGCTCATGGGTCAGTGGTTTGCTGCTGTCCTTGGTGCAGACCTCACTGATAGTCACCCTGCCCTTCTGTGGGGACAACCGGctcaaccatttcttctgtgacgtGACTCCCCTCTTGAGCCTGGCCTGCGGAGACACGTCCATGAATGAAATCGCTGTATCTGCAGCCGGTGTCTTAATTCTGCTCATCCCTTCTATGCTGATCCTTGTATCCTACAGTAAAATCGTCTCTACCGTCCTGAAGATCACATCAGCCCAGCAGAGACACAAAgctttctccacctgctcctcccacctcatagTCATCACTCTATTCTATGGCTCCGCCAGCGCCATGTATCTGCGACCCAAATCCAGCTATGCCCCCGAAAGGGATAAATTTCTGGCTCTGTTTTACTCTGTGGTGACCCCGACATtgaaccccatcatctacagcctgagaagcAAAGATATCCATAAAGCCCTGAGGAGAATGATACTTCAAAATTCTATAACCCTAAACTGCAAGGCCTGA